The stretch of DNA CAACAGTACCGGATCACTATCATCAGCATCCATTTATGGCTCCCCATCCACTCCCAAAACCAGAAACGACAACACCAACTAAACTGGAGCCACAGCAGTTTCCATATATGGATCACTATCATCAGCATCCATTTATGGCTCCCCATCCACTCCCAAAACCAGAAACGACAACACCAACTAAACCGGAGCCACAGCAGTTTCCACATATGGATCACTATCATCAGCATCCATTTATGGATCACTATCATCAGCATCCATTTATGGCTCCCCATCCACTCCCAAAACCAGAAACGACAACACCAACTAAACCGGAGCCACAGCAGTTTCCATATATGGATCACTATCATCAGCATCCATTTATGGCTCCCCATCCACTCCCAAAACCAGAAACGACAACACCAACTAAACCGGAGCCACAGCAGTTTCCACATATGGATCACTATCATCAGCATCCATTTATGGCTCTCTATCCACTCCCAAAACCAGAAACGACAACACCAACTAAACCGGAGCCACAGCAGTTTCCACATATGGATCACTATCATCAGCATCCATTTATGGATCACTATCATCAGCATCCATTTATGGCTCCCCATCCACTCCCAAAACCAGAAACGACAACACCAACTAAACCGGAGCCACAGCAGTTTCCACATATGGATCACTATCATCAGCATCCATTTATGGATCACTATCATCAGCATCCATTTATGGCTCCCCATCCACTCCCAAAACCAGAAACGACAACACCAACTAAACCGGAGCCACAGCAGTTTCCACATATggatcaccatcaccatcatcagcaTCCACATATGGATCACTATCATCAGCATCCACATATGGATCACCATCACCAGCATCCATTTATGGCTCTCCATCCACTCCCAAAACCAGAAACGACAACACCAACTAAACCGGAGCCACAGCATTCTCTACATATGGATAAGTATCCATTTATGGTTTCATATCCACTCCCTAAACCGAAGCCACAGCAGTGTCCACATATGGATCACCATCATCAGCATCCACATATggatcaccatcaccatcatcagcaTCCACATATGCATCACCATCACCCATTTATGGCTCCCCATCCACTCCCAAAACCAGAAACGACAACAACTAAACCGAAGCCACAGCAGTGTCCACATAAGCATCCATGATGATATCCACCTTTCCAGGATCCTTTTCACTTTAGGAAGGACCATCCCGCCTAGCCTGCTCAAACTGTTCtaataaattatttcaataaCAAAGTTACCCTGTCAAGTTAATTTGTACTCTGCATATCCACTGTTTTATAGTTTCATTGCTTTTAAGGAGTTTCATTAGGTTTGTGGGATAAACTGACCAGTCCATTGATGAAGGGCTTTACTTTTGACAAAACTTAGCTTTTTGATTAGAGGCTGAAAGTTTTGCTGAAATGGTTTCCTACAAATGTACACCTTCAGTTGTGGAAGTGATCTGTGTTGACATCTTGCCAGTCTCTAGTTTTGTCAGTGGGGCTCTTATTGGGCTGTGGTAAGCCTGTCCACATGGTGGTACCATGGCTTAACAATTTCTTGGTGAGTAAAAGTAGATTGGGTGGGTCATGTAGAGGGGGCTGTGTGAACAAACTTTATT from Anoplopoma fimbria isolate UVic2021 breed Golden Eagle Sablefish unplaced genomic scaffold, Afim_UVic_2022 Un_contig_13046_pilon_pilon, whole genome shotgun sequence encodes:
- the LOC129116562 gene encoding uncharacterized protein LOC129116562, which translates into the protein MHNRMMRNGKKKSAAFYLAAAVLTCYLAQTIDCYRLRKTKTRGWRKEADAAKTIDVQDGEIVFGRGFEKGSVVDGTKKTSSNASVEDEAAYQADYAGWSKGQAQDASSKEASSKEAAWKHMSPTLQCGGDQLKFRVVGPGDSQFAVEQGNAPPMPLSQVPSTCGYGINRNSLWLTMSVPYNGCNIVQEGGSYVLPMRWQGIPVSLSCPKPAAPAPQNQQPQKPWYLPSIPHMPEGHKNPDNSHYFSHYMQFPKYPTVPDHYHQHPFMAPHPLPKPETTTPTKLEPQQFPYMDHYHQHPFMAPHPLPKPETTTPTKPEPQQFPHMDHYHQHPFMDHYHQHPFMAPHPLPKPETTTPTKPEPQQFPYMDHYHQHPFMAPHPLPKPETTTPTKPEPQQFPHMDHYHQHPFMALYPLPKPETTTPTKPEPQQFPHMDHYHQHPFMDHYHQHPFMAPHPLPKPETTTPTKPEPQQFPHMDHYHQHPFMDHYHQHPFMAPHPLPKPETTTPTKPEPQQFPHMDHHHHHQHPHMDHYHQHPHMDHHHQHPFMALHPLPKPETTTPTKPEPQHSLHMDKYPFMVSYPLPKPKPQQCPHMDHHHQHPHMDHHHHHQHPHMHHHHPFMAPHPLPKPETTTTKPKPQQCPHKHP